Within the Anoplopoma fimbria isolate UVic2021 breed Golden Eagle Sablefish chromosome 21, Afim_UVic_2022, whole genome shotgun sequence genome, the region AGTGTACTGTGTGGCAATTGTTTatcatttctgcttttattcGCCATCAAAATCTTTTTTCCCTCTATTAAACATGAATTAAGTTATTCCTATGTATCACCTGTAAATTTCCCCTAAATAGCTTCAAAGTtagaattaaatgtttgaagGTATCACACATATGGGCATATTgtgtgaaatgttaaaatgagCACATACTTATGGCTTCAACATaacattaaagaaagaaatgttgatgTCTAATGCATACTTTTGTAcaactttccttgtgtttcCAAAGACATATAGGCCTACTAAATATACTGACAGTGTGTcggttaaaaacaaaatgacatatTGGCTCATTAAAAGGAAAATCTACAGTGCTGTGAGAGTGTCATATATTGTACAGATTGTTCAGGTCCCTGAGGCAAATTCGTGATTTTTGTTATTAGGCTTTATGAATAAaactgacttgacttgacttgcaTTGCAGTGTGAATCCTTATATGAAGCAAAATTTTACCAAAAACCAAAGATTTCTATGTGTTATGTGTCacgtttttaaaataaaatgtattgtttctcAGGGGAAGAAAGGCTTGTGTTTTAGGTGAGACTGTTTTACGTTTTGAAGATTATTGGGctatacatttagtttatagTCCTGATTAATTCTTCTGGTTGCATGGTGAGAATTcgagttgggtttttttgtggcaGATTTTTGTAAATTGTGGTCGAGAAAATAAAGTTCTTTGTatgcaatgtaatgttttatgtcCATGTAGTTTGGCCTCTTGTGTGCATGTCACACAATGAACATAAATAACTAACATACTGCTATTTGGGAACTTAAAATCTTGACCAcaatcaagaaaataaagaagaaacaagaaataaaaagcaagtACTGATGCAAAGCTGTTAAATTGTGTTGCACCTTATGTTACCGAACCATTGCAAGCCgtgcaacaaaaatacttccAAAACCATTTGTGAATAATCCCTGTGAAGTTTGACATAGCAGCTGACATCTTGGCACAAAAAAGTGGGGGTACCTGTTCAGTCTATTGACACACGAGACAACTATTTATAACTGAATGTGTGACAAAAGCAGAGCTGGaatcagaagaaaaataaactattgaGTCACAGCGTGGAGATTGACTGGATCCACTATATATAGTGGGAACACAACTGGACGGTGGTGTGACTGGAGACCATAAAAGCGATCAGGCCAGAGAGGGACAACATATGCCTGGGATTATGAGCAACCAGCCCTGCTTTAGTCAAGAGACACACCCTCTCCTGCAGCTGTCTCACATGCTGTATTTGCAATCTACTATCAATGACTTAATCAGTTTGGGCCCTCACagcctctctgtgtctgtcgcTGAAACGGGACAAAGGAATTTTCACCTCGACCAGTTTGCTGAGAGCGTTTTTTTATGTGTCCTACTAGCTGACATTTATGATCGAaccaaacacatttcaaacacagactttgtgtttgtttgatgtgcatgtgtgttttgttgtcataTTAACTTCAGACGAGGCTTTGTTGACAATTAGACTTTTTTAATTGACTTATTTACTTGTTATTTGGGGTTATGGCTGCAACTCGATGAAccttcttatttttatttttttttacagttgatCAATTTATCATTTAGTCTATAGaatataaaagttaaaaatggTGTTCCTAGTATACAGTGAGATGCCTTCAGGTTCCTTGTTTTGTCCAGCTAACAGACCAAACCTAAACAAATTCAATTTACAATATTACATAGAAAAACAGGAAGCAAGAGGCTCTTTTATTCAGCCATTATGAAATACTATTAGATGTTTAATCAAGTAAATGTTTCTGAATTATTCTTATTAGCCTGTTTTTGCACAAACCACTGCTCTACAGAATCCAAAATTAAAAATCAttcttgaaaaatgttttttaagttacTCTTCTTGTTTCTAATGGTGCAAAGTtaatagagagaaaaaacaattctGCATAATTTCTTGCATCAGGATTTGGCTCATGAAGAGTATTATCTGTACATCCAGCATTCATCCACACCCAATGTGGCTTTATAATGAAAAACTCTCTCACTGAACTTCACTGTTTGCATCTCAGTTGGTCAAATAAAGTTGACATTGATGGTTTAATGGAGGCTGAATGAAATACATTGCATCTGGCTTTGTGGGTGAATGAGGCTGCGTTTTGTGAGCGGCAGCTACCTGAGATGAGATTAGGGCAGTGCCATGATTAAGTGCTGCTGCGTTAATGTAGCCGACCGTCCTGCTGTAATCTCTGAGTGGCTGTCTGCAGACTGCTGGCAGCGAGGCCTcgggacaaacacacacacacacacacacctgcatacacacacacacacacacacacacacacacacacacacacacacacacacacacacacacacacacacacacacacacacacacacacacacacacacacacacacagcggctgACAAAACCATGAAAGCTCACATTTCCTGAGCTTTGAGCTGCTCGGACTTTTGACTTTCTTGCTTTTACCTGGGAACGTCTCGGTGCTGCTGCTCACgtaattcaaatgtaaatactACAAATAACTAACAAAGACTTTTTAAAGAATTTGAATGACGACACGCTGTTTATGATTTCTgaaattgtacattttgaaatgtatatgAGTTCATGagcacattttatattattcagatgctattttttttaaatatggttgtatattaatgtatatttgcactaaatcacattttaaaaaaatcaattttttatttgtcactcTAGTCTTAAGGGTAGCCACACTGAATTGCACTATacattctttttgtttgtgacaaataaaaccttttaatcCTTGAATATGggaatacattttgtttcaaaaagaTTTCAGGTTCTCTAGATACTCGCCTtccatttaaaagataaaatatattgaattcaacagaaaaaaagacaacacacattaataataataataagaattttccacaaaaaacagtcaaactCTCATATTAATATCTACCTAATTTTGTTATCCAACACCTTCCTGTGTCTTAAAGATAAACAGTGAGCTCTTCCTCGTCAATTAGCCCTGATCAATTAGTGTGAGGAGATAATATCATGGCTGACATGGGGGGTCTGCCTCTCCCTAAGTCTGCACAGGTGACCCCCCACCCGCTCTGCTGATGCCTCGGGGATGGTGGCCTGAGCCTGTTGTTATGCACCCATTAGCCCCAACAACAGGGAGGATAAACCGGCCACTCAGCTGCAGACtgaatttaaacacattcacaccaaTTACAGTGGATTGTTCTGCACGGCCCGAAGGGAAATAAGTCAGTTTGTGTGCGAGGGAAGTTAGAGGACACAACAACACCtcacacaaatcacacaaactTGTGTGGAGTAAAAACACTCGAAAGTCAAAAAGATTCTGCTGTTTTAACCTGAATAAGactatttttttcttgacattaaCAAGAGCCGATACCATTAAAACGACCGTGGGAACAACCAGAAATATTTACCTTGAGGTCCGACCATTACTTCTCCTACATAAgagaatatttcaaaacattcagCACGAACAAAGCGCATTAATATATACACCTCTGGAGCATGTTTCCTCTGAAGTGCTAAAAATGGATGGTGAGGTCAGGGTGATTGACCCCTCAGAGAAGAACCTCTTCCTTTAAAATAGGGAAAATCTCTATTTATAAAACGGACTCCTTTGTCAGCTATAAATACCATGAATCTTCCTCAAGGTTTGATGTAATCTCTTAACGATTTTTAACTGATAAACTTGACGTATGATGCAACAACAGACTGGCGGTAGTGGATAAATATATCATATCCTTTTAGAAATAAACCCTGATCCTATTGTTGTGTAATTATGCAAAGCTGGAGAACGGAATTGAATCATACTTCAAGTTCAGctgtaaaaatacacaaaataaagtgtCACCATTGTTTAACAGAGGTGTAGTGAATTTTAATGGCCCCTTTCATTAATCAGAAGAGACTAAATCACTCACAGACAGGATGTCCGGAGCATAAACTGTGCTCCCATGCTGCGAAAACAAGGCGCCATGTGTAACGCAGACACTGAGATTACCTCCACTCCGTCCGGGCCAGGAAGCCGGGTCGCGGCCCTACGCTGCCTTGCTTCCAGGTGAGCAACTGGTGCTGCCGGGAGCCCATTTATGCTCCATGTGGAAGAGGGAAAAACCAACAGAGAGAGCGGAATGTAATACGGAGCCAAAGCTGAATGAATGTTATGAGTGGGAAAACATCTGAAAAGTGAATAGTTCACTAAGcattttcatattgtttattACAAAGTAACGGACCAATCAGTAGTGACGTCTTTTAGCTGATGTAGCttttaaattagaaatgaataaatatattaaatcaatGTGAAAGAAAGCTTCATTCAGTGTTTTctaaaataataagataatgggaaataataaatacaagAGAGGATGAGtctattttcaaacatttatttttcaaaagtgcaaaaagtataaaaaacacttcagtatATACATCAACTTTAAAATAGTGGCTGTTCAATATTCATTATCACAAAATCAATCCCtgcaagagaggaagaaaaagttAAAACCAGTGTTTGAAATCTTCTATGGCTTTTTCTTACAGTACAACAGTCTTCTCCAAAGCGGCATTTCAAAATCTCAGGGGCCTAGTAGTGTAGGCTGGCaatgacaaatacaaataaaaataaaataaaaacatttttgttcaaatttagCTACAGAGATTTGAGGTCAGATCATGTGTCCTTGCAGCAGGGTAACAGGCCGGGTAGGAGGTTAGGAGTTGTTGTAGCTACAGTAATACACAGCTGTGCTGGCGTCTGACAGCACCGATGATATCAGGCTCTCAGGTCCCTGCATGCCAGCCTCGTGTGGCCCGTACGGCAAGCCTGTCATGTCCGCACGCGCCGAAGAGGAACTCAAATACTGCTCGAACTCGCTGCGGTCCACCTCGGCCAGCAGCTCAGAGTGGTGCATCTGCTCCACGCTGTCTGCCGGGTGAGGGTGGGAGTCAGGTGGTGGGGAGAGCTGTCCTGCTCCGCCGGGATGCCGTTTGGGGTGGCCGGGACTGCAGTGCTGAGTGTAGTACATGGCCAGAGGGTTGGGGCATCCCATGTAGGAAGGGGGAAGGGTGGAAGGCTGAGGGGGCTGATCCTGAGCCGAGGCAGGGTGTCGGTGCAGgatggagctgctgctgctgtggtggtTGGAGTGGGGGTCCTGGGGCTGGTACTCCGCCGCCTGGGAGTGGTAAGCGTACGCAGGCATCATGTGGCAGTCCTCTTGTGAATGTTGGGGGAAGAACATGAGGTCTGACTCTACAGCGTCCAGAGGAGAAGTGTCTGGCGTAGGGAGGCTGTAAGTTTCATAAGAGGGGCCCCCAAGAGCCTGATGGTCTCGGTAGTGGCTGAGCGGCTGCGGGGGACCGTGGAAGCCGTGCTCGTGGTAGCCAAGGCCCAGACCCTCAACGCACACCCTGCCGTCTCCGGACATGGACGGGCCCTGGTGATCGGACACGCCGTGGACCAGAAAGCCAGAGTCCAGCCTCTTAATCCTCTTCACCTGCTTCCGCCGCCGGGGCCGGTACTTGTAGTTGGGGTGATCCTGCATGTGCTGAACCCGGAGCCGCTCGGCCTCCTCCACAAAGGGCTGCTTCTCTGTGACAGGAAGGGCTTTCCACGATTTCCCTGCAGGTCAAGAGGAGAGAGCAACATCAATGATTTGTCAGCAGATACTGTACTCAAGTCTGGTGATGCACACAAAAATAGCTTGTTGCCCTATTAGGGGGGCAGGGACGGGTTTTTGAGGTTGCATGTGCAGCTTAAGCCAAACACAGTAacttttaataacataataacttCACCAACCACTGGCTATGATtgagaaatgacaaaaatacaatttgatttaaaacattaacaactAAATGAACAAGcaggtaaaaaaacagaaacaaatagtAATACAATCTCTCTCTGATAACTTTACATGTATAAAGTTATCATAGAGAGAtcttattacttatttacttattattattattagatctTATTGTATATATCTAATCATGTGATGAGATAAAGAATAACATGACTTACCCAACATTTTGCTGAGCTCCGCGTTGTGCAGGTCTGGGTTTTGCTGCGCCAGTCTCTTGCGCTCATCCTTGGCCCACACCATGAACGCGTTCATGGGCCGTCGGATCCGTGGCTCCGTCTTTCCGCGGTTCTGGCTGCCGGAGGCGGCGGCGCACGGCTCGTTCTTCACTTTGGCGTCCGCAAGAGGACTGAGCGGGTCGGCCCACTGGCAGTGTCCCATTCCCGGCATCATGACTGACATCGTACACCTTGCCTGGGTCTGATCGTCGCTGGCGTACCCCGCATCGGGACTACTCATCTCTGTCCAGATGGGAGGGTTTTTGGAGAGGCAGCAAGCAGCAACACACTAGGACTGAGAACCAGcagacagatggaaaaaaaaaaaaaaaaaaaaaaggacttaaCACGGTTTCTGGCTTTAAAGCTGGAAACACAGTTAGTCACATCCACACAAGAAGTCGTCTGGACTGTTAGTGAAGTGGATACTCAGTGTGGATGTGAAGGCTGGTGCGATATAAACTCACAGGCAGCCAATCACCGTGTGGTGGGAGTGCCTTCTGCTGcaaaggtgtaaaaaaaaaaaaagttggagtAGTCCGCCTCCGACCCTTGTTTGAAGCGCAGAGAGATGTGTAATAGATgcacattataaataataaaagaatacaTGCCCATGTGCACAACATGTGTTTTATGGAGGGATATAAACCCAGGTTTAGTGCAAAGGTTTTTAAAAGCTGGCACTTTTTTTGGGGTTTGAAAAGAGGTGAAACTGATGAACTCTTTAATCCACAATTTATTTAGTCCAGTTTTAATTCACATTGTCTTGTATGACAGTGATGCGCAGACATCACTACACTTGATCGACAGCCTGTGTATTGGAGGGGGTGAAGTGTGTTAAAAGCTTGATTATCAGGTTTAAGTGGAGAGGTAATGGCTCCTCGTTCCCAACTTTTACGCACGACCGTCTCGATGGAGACTTTCTTTGATTGCAGCTTAATGAGAAGAGCTGGACAAAAGGGCGTTAATGGAGGATTTACATTTCCTACAAGTGAAATCAAGAGGTTTAAATAAGAAAGATTAAATAAACACCCATAACGTTTTAGTTTAGACTCTGACACAAAAGAAACCTGTAAAATGTTGTGATTCTGGTGCGCTTTTGTCTGCGGCTCTGAGGCTGAAATGTCGTGGATACACTGTCGTTGTCCGACTAGACGTCGGTCTGGGATGTTAATGAACCCAACAAACAGCTGATTGATTAAGTTGAGGGCGTAAAACAGAGTTTGCAGTATCACATTTATGAAGAGAACAGATAtatctggggaaaaaaagtcaaaatatctcAGTTTTTACTTGGGATGGGAATAATCCAAAGTCTGTAATGACTGAAACATAAACCAGCATATTCAAAAGAATCAGAaagtcatttattattttattgtggtCAGGTATTATACTTCTTTCAACAACTCATACAAAGCTTTAAGGTGCATTTCACCTAAAATATCTGAGCTATTAGGTCCCAATTAAATGATGTTTACCTCACTGGATGCTCATTCACTTCATTGTATACTTAATAAGCTTTGTCTGagtttaaaagggaaaaaggcTTATTCACtgtacaaataatacattttgccTCTAAACTATATCTCCCTTAGACTTGATTTTGAGTAAGAGTTTGAGGTGAAACTTTATGACTGCTTCACTGAGCAGCAATCATGGAATATGTGTCGATGAAATCAGCCAGTGTTATCAAATATAAACTTCATTAACTCtatgaaacacacatgcaagctGCAGAAATGTGTGAGACTGTGTATCTTTTGCCAGGCCAGGACGGTGACACGGTGGGGGAAAGGTTAAAGCAACCTGTTGCACCTCAAATGTCCAGACTTGGAATGTTTATATAGCAGAGAATGAAGGCCCTGTCTGTGGCCAGAAACCCAAACATCACCCACAGGCCGATGCCGGTTCTTAGGTTCTTATCGGAGCCAGCAGACCTCAACCTGTCAGCTCTTCTCGGACCGTTCCCATCTCGCTGTGGTTTACGGTCCCTGTGACATGGCAAAAGGGGGCTGACAGAAATATGAGAGATGCTTATGCAACCTTTTCGTGCCCCCTGTTCAGACACCAACGGGGGACACAGAGAGCACGCCGGGTGACCCTCTAGGGGTTGGTGGGAGGGTGTTTTGGATGGAGGGTCCGGCCAAGCACTGCATGGGACAGGATCTGGACTATAATACTGTCATCGTCTATTTTACTGCTTATGACCTGATAAGGTTTTTCCCCCCTCCTGTCCTAAGagagtggagaaagagagactgtgtgtgtttgcatgtgtgtctctgtgaatgCGTGTGCAGAGATGGGCGTGGGCATGAGCGTGCCCTggccactctctctctctctctctctctctctctctcgctctctctcgctgtGTGTGGGAGTGAAAATCCTGTCTTTTGATGGGAGAAGTCATAAAGTCTGGAGTCGTAGCCACATTTCCTCTACAAGGTGAGGTTCAGAGTCAGCCCAAaggagtggtggtggtgttgggggGGATGAGGGAAGGTGACACGCCTCAtaccctcccccctcctcctcctcctccctccattccCCCCCTGTCCCTCCACCATGTCCCCCACCCCGTGCCTGGGGAGTCTGGGGCTGGGTGGGGGCCAGGGCTCCCGACGCCAGCCTCTGGACTCAGCGCTCAGGGAGAGGTCACTTGGCTTGCTTACACAATGGCATTATCTCAGTTCCAGCCTCGGCTACTGCAGCGGTGAGCACTTCCTGTCCCTCTGCAAGCACTTCCTGTCCTTGGCGCAGAAGCACAAACTGTCCGCCTTCCAAGTGAGTTCTGAAAGTGGAGCTGCTGGTCGCCAGTCTCGCTGTGTTAATGTCTGTGGGTGGCTTTCTTG harbors:
- the sox17 gene encoding transcription factor SOX-17, which produces MSSPDAGYASDDQTQARCTMSVMMPGMGHCQWADPLSPLADAKVKNEPCAAASGSQNRGKTEPRIRRPMNAFMVWAKDERKRLAQQNPDLHNAELSKMLGKSWKALPVTEKQPFVEEAERLRVQHMQDHPNYKYRPRRRKQVKRIKRLDSGFLVHGVSDHQGPSMSGDGRVCVEGLGLGYHEHGFHGPPQPLSHYRDHQALGGPSYETYSLPTPDTSPLDAVESDLMFFPQHSQEDCHMMPAYAYHSQAAEYQPQDPHSNHHSSSSSILHRHPASAQDQPPQPSTLPPSYMGCPNPLAMYYTQHCSPGHPKRHPGGAGQLSPPPDSHPHPADSVEQMHHSELLAEVDRSEFEQYLSSSSARADMTGLPYGPHEAGMQGPESLISSVLSDASTAVYYCSYNNS